From Malaya genurostris strain Urasoe2022 chromosome 2, Malgen_1.1, whole genome shotgun sequence:
GTCTCATGTGGAACGAAGAGTCGTAAAAAAACGGTAATAGTTTGTGAAAGTTAATTTCTTGTGCATCGACTTCGGGTAACTTATGAATGATTGAAAATACTTGTTGAGGCTgctgaataaaaaacaatatcagtttcattaaaaagcattcaaagagAAACATCCTAGCCTGCCAATTATTGTACTAAATCAAAAGTTTTCTCATTATACACGTTTGCATAGCACCTGTGCCAAATCTGCACcttgaaaaacaaacaattatCAGCAATGATTAAGATTATTTTCGTATTAGTCGCGTTTATCTTCTTCAGACAACACACACCGTTCGCTAATCAGCTAATTTATTGAACTGCGCAGCTATTCTCGGAATCATTTATAATTTACACCAAATTGGGAGAAGGTAAACAGCATTATTCATCTGTGAAAATCAACCCAAGAACGTTAGAGGTGCTATTGGATTTCCACGCAAAAGGCAAACATGAAAACCTTTTTCCAGTTTATTGTTCTGATGGCTGTGATGGTTTTTGGAATCTCTGGTATTATAGAATACTGAATGATAGTTAATTTGATAACTAATTACCGTTGATTATGTTCTGTACAATTTCCAGAAGCGTCCAGCCAACGAGTTGTTACGGATGCAATTATGCGTAGAATACTAGAAAACTTTCGTCAACTGATGCGCACCGGCAACCCTGAGACTGGGTTCCCAGTGATTGCTCCATATTTCAACGAAGATCTTTCTATCAACGCCAGCTTGGGGGGATTGCTTGAGTCAGTAGCGTAATTCTGGATTTGGTAACAACGGGATCCTATCGAAATGTTCATTCTATTTCAGTTTCGATCTCCGAATGACCCCAATTCGCATCGAAGGTCTGGACGAATTCGTGGGGCGGCTTCAAGTTGATTTATCAAACTTGCGATTTCCGTTCGAATTTCGTTACGATGACGAAATCATCATTAATGGGTTCTACGACATGAACGGACGTTTGTACGGATTGATTCCTGTTTTTGGAGTTGGTAATTTTTTCATACGCCCCAAGGGGGTTTTGGCTTCCGGTTGGGCCACTATCACAGATGACGGAAATGGAATGCTGACACTAAGTGATTTTTCACTGAGTTTGATGATTGATTCACTGGAAGTAATGGAATCGCACCGTATGGTGAGCTTGCATTTAGCTAAATATTCTTTGTAATTTTAGACAAATATCGAGGGAATGCTGTTTGGTGGAGAGCTGTCTGATCTGTTGAATGTTGTTATTCAAGATATTGTTCCATCGTTCTTGCGAAACTTCCCGGAAAGTGTTACGAGATTGCTTTCCGCTTTCGCCAAACCCTTGTTAAATCGTTTCCTTGCCACGAGATCAATGGAAGATTTGCTGGCATTATTATTCCCAAGAGGAACTTAGAACACAAAGCTTAGAGGGAAAATCAACAGGGTAATCCAAATTTAGATAACTGTGTTCCAAATTTTATTATACCAGCgagttgataaaaaaaacttcaattttaaaCAGTTCATATTGTTTTGTTATCCTTGATGAATAATTTCATTCCAATATGATTAGATGTCTTATCCGCCGAAGTTATGTGTCACATCAAAGATCGAGAAGTAAGTAAAATAAGTAATTCATTCGTGGATTTTGTATCTCATAATGATTCGTCTTAAACTCTTCAATTCATAGAAATTTGAATTGAGCTGCTAGTCCAACTTGTACCTATAGATGAACGTTAACGTTTACTCTATTTGAGTATTTCATTTCCATAACCACACAGAAACGCAATGATTTAGTAAATTTAGTGTAAAAAAAGATTGTATGAAATTTCTATTCATATAACAATCTTGGAATTTTATTTCGTTTAAGCAAATGATATCAACTGATCGCACTAAAAACCAGGGcctcacagataaaaatattttgtgattttacatttattttcatgcacatatttggagcaggcaattgaatggaaatttacattacgaaacgaagcggtttgtaaatatacagtcttgttcaatgaaaaactaaatgaattttaatgtaattttacatcaattatggttttaaatcagatttccgTTCAGCTGATgtatatttcatagtactatcagtttacatgtcgtgtaagtttcatcttttctttctgtggtcCTCAGCAGTGGGTCGCAGTGGGTCGCGTATAGATTTTGAATCTTCCTCCCTGACTCCCTAGATTCCCTTTGCGTCTGCGTGTTTAGAAACCTTGTTGAGTAGAGTTGATTTCTCTCCTCTCCTCTTCTTTTTCCGGACACCACCAGGAAATTAAAGCGAATAAAATGGCGGACACATTGAAACTGACTGAAAAAATGTACTGAAAAAAtgtaagactttatttttatcgcgacaacatatatgtttttatgtactaatcgtatctatactaaattatctagactttgtcacggtggaTTTAAGATATTAGCTTTCAAAGTCGAGAAATTCGATGATCAAGTGGATGTATGTTATTCCAAGCATTGCAATTTTCAGGagatcttcagtcagaaaaaaatacaacacgagcggtaacctcaatgaatcattctaaaaaattcacagaatattttcaactaaatttcgaagacattatcGGACGGGCATTTCATTCCTTTCACGGAAACAGaaatcaacagacttcgcagccgattcttagtgtacggaatcattgcatggctagtactatggatcctaatgacactaagaatccttccaggtcggggctcgatcatacgacaactggcttgttacccagcgtcctatgcattcaaccgccaacccgggacttttttatattcagagatgctattaatacagatttatctgtatcatACAGAGTTTAGCATGCGCACACAGATTATAAACAGAATATAGTGTTTTTACAGGTTTCCTAAAATCAATACCGATATACAGATTTCACGAatcatacacagataaaaatatgttgtgaatttacatttattttcatgcacatatttggagcaggtatttgaatggaaagttacattacaaaactaagcgatttgtaaatatactcGTACAgccttattcaaagaaaaagtaaatgcatttcaatgtaatttgacatcaatcatggttttaaatcagattttcgtttcaactgatgtctgttaAATActactattggtttacatgtcgtgtaagtttcatcttttctttctatgtaggaAAGTTAAACTTTTTCATCTGAGCTCTCTTTGATAGTAGTGACATGATAAAAATTCCATAATCAATGGACGAATCACAAATTGTTCTTAAAAACCTACCAATTGTGTAGATATGTATTTGATGATCAATGTTGAGTTATAAAGATCCAGTGAAGTTCACAGTGCACCAATGGTATGTACAATTTCATCCAATATATAAATCACTCAAAATTATAGAGAATTTCACTACTGTGTAACATTCATTCTCAAATCCTTTGATTTCTAGATATACACTATCAACTATCAAAAAGAGTTATTCCTTTTGAAATCAGCTCCGATAACCTgagcaagaaaatttattaatttctggAAAAGCTCGTTGGTCGTTATCAAGCCAACAAAATATGTATGACATAACGTGGTTCTATCAATTGATGAATATGAAATGACGTCGTCCAGCGCATTGCAGACAAACTTGAATGATACTGATAGTTGAATGCATGACatacccgtaaaaaaataaaccattgatttttcagcaaatacaattgattcacaattagatctatggCTTACAATAcactttattgtatcttgacaagattttttttcat
This genomic window contains:
- the LOC131429447 gene encoding uncharacterized protein LOC131429447; protein product: MKTFFQFIVLMAVMVFGISEASSQRVVTDAIMRRILENFRQLMRTGNPETGFPVIAPYFNEDLSINASLGGLLDFDLRMTPIRIEGLDEFVGRLQVDLSNLRFPFEFRYDDEIIINGFYDMNGRLYGLIPVFGVGNFFIRPKGVLASGWATITDDGNGMLTLSDFSLSLMIDSLETNIEGMLFGGELSDLLNVVIQDIVPSFLRNFPESVTRLLSAFAKPLLNRFLATRSMEDLLALLFPRGT